The region CATCTTGCGGACGGTAAAGGTGCCCTGGGGTCCGCGACGGTAGGCGATAACCATACCCTCAAACGCCTGGAGCCGTTCCTTTTCGCCTTCTTTGATCTTGACCTGCACGCGGACGGTATCGCCGGGAGCAAACTTGGGGAGGTCGGTCCGCTCAAATTTGGCGGCCAGTTTCTGCATGATGGGATGGATTGACATAACAACTTTCCTGTTCTGAACTCGAGCTTTTAGTGTATATCAAAACTTCAGATTTCCATAGAGTTTT is a window of Granulicella tundricola MP5ACTX9 DNA encoding:
- the rplS gene encoding 50S ribosomal protein L19 gives rise to the protein MSIHPIMQKLAAKFERTDLPKFAPGDTVRVQVKIKEGEKERLQAFEGMVIAYRRGPQGTFTVRKMSFGQGVERIFPFNSKVVDKVEKVRSYQVRRSKLFYLRGLRGKAARLREVERAK